The proteins below are encoded in one region of Aquisphaera giovannonii:
- a CDS encoding sigma-54-dependent transcriptional regulator, which produces MDHQIRVLVVDDDEPHAEAVAESLERVGYECVVATSGREGLRLIEEQTFDIIITDLIMDGVGGLEILAKAKRELPDAEVVILTGHGTIKTAVTAMQAGATTYLTKPLDIGELRTVVDKASQSQRLARSNIELQKQLNEKFGFEGVVGNSPAMHTVVARLRQIAPTSASVLITGESGTGKELVAKALHNNSPRRYKPFVTLNCAALSDNILESELFGHVKGAFTGADRERKGWFEHANGGTLFLDEVGDIPLGTQVKLLRALENGEIVRVGTNEPIKVNVRLISATNRDLADAIAKGDFRQDLYHRLKVVSIKLPPLRERREDIDLLIDHFLREFTASHEKKINAITPAARKALRQYSWPGNVRELRNVVESMVVIDSDGVIDIDDLTEDLQAVSTGTSAGAPSAAGSDALVGKSLEETEKYYILETLKLTGGNREEAARILGIGERTLYRKLKEYGGG; this is translated from the coding sequence ATGGACCATCAGATCCGCGTCCTCGTGGTGGATGACGACGAGCCGCACGCCGAGGCCGTGGCCGAGAGCCTGGAGCGCGTGGGGTATGAGTGCGTCGTCGCCACGAGCGGCCGCGAGGGGCTGCGGCTCATCGAGGAGCAGACCTTCGACATCATCATCACCGACCTCATCATGGACGGCGTGGGCGGCCTGGAGATCCTCGCCAAGGCCAAGCGCGAGCTGCCCGACGCCGAGGTCGTGATCCTCACCGGCCACGGGACCATCAAGACGGCCGTGACCGCCATGCAGGCCGGCGCGACGACGTACCTGACCAAGCCGCTGGACATCGGCGAGCTGCGCACGGTCGTGGACAAGGCCTCGCAGTCCCAGCGGCTGGCCCGGTCGAACATCGAGCTCCAGAAGCAGCTCAACGAGAAGTTCGGCTTCGAGGGCGTCGTCGGCAACTCGCCCGCGATGCACACCGTCGTGGCCCGGCTCCGCCAGATCGCGCCCACGTCCGCTTCGGTCCTGATCACGGGGGAGAGCGGCACCGGCAAGGAGCTGGTCGCCAAGGCGCTGCACAACAACAGCCCTCGGCGGTACAAGCCGTTCGTCACGCTGAACTGCGCGGCGCTGTCGGACAACATCCTGGAGTCGGAGCTGTTCGGCCACGTGAAGGGGGCCTTCACCGGCGCGGACCGCGAGCGCAAGGGCTGGTTCGAGCACGCCAACGGCGGCACCCTCTTCCTGGACGAGGTCGGCGACATCCCCCTGGGCACGCAGGTGAAGCTGCTCCGCGCCCTCGAGAACGGCGAGATCGTCCGGGTCGGCACGAACGAGCCCATCAAGGTGAACGTCCGGCTGATCTCGGCCACCAACCGGGACCTGGCCGACGCGATCGCCAAGGGGGACTTCCGCCAGGACCTCTATCATCGGCTCAAGGTCGTCAGCATCAAGCTCCCGCCGCTCCGCGAGCGTCGCGAGGACATCGACCTTCTGATCGACCACTTCCTCCGCGAGTTCACGGCCTCGCACGAGAAGAAGATCAACGCCATCACCCCCGCCGCGCGGAAGGCCCTCCGCCAGTACTCCTGGCCGGGCAACGTCCGAGAGCTCCGGAACGTCGTCGAGAGCATGGTCGTGATCGACTCCGACGGGGTCATCGACATTGACGACCTGACCGAGGACCTCCAGGCCGTCTCGACGGGGACGTCCGCCGGGGCCCCCTCGGCGGCCGGGTCGGATGCGCTCGTCGGCAAGTCGCTCGAGGAGACCGAGAAGTATTACATCCTCGAGACGCTCAAGCTGACCGGCGGCAACCGCGAGGAGGCCGCCCGGATCCTGGGGATCGGCGAGCGGACGCTCTACCGCAAGTTGAAGGAATACGGCGGCGGCTGA
- the rpsO gene encoding 30S ribosomal protein S15, whose product MSITKEKKTELIGTFKRGEHDTGSPEVQIALLTARINGLTDHFKTHAKDHASRRGLLKMVSKRSGLLKYLRLHDRKKYLDLISRLGIRK is encoded by the coding sequence ATGTCGATCACCAAGGAGAAGAAGACGGAGCTCATCGGGACGTTCAAGCGTGGCGAGCATGACACGGGCTCGCCGGAGGTGCAAATCGCACTGCTGACGGCTCGGATCAACGGGCTGACCGATCACTTCAAGACGCATGCCAAGGACCACGCCAGCCGCCGGGGGCTGCTGAAGATGGTCTCCAAGCGTTCGGGCCTGCTCAAGTATCTGCGGCTGCATGATCGTAAGAAGTATCTCGACCTGATCAGCCGCCTGGGGATCCGCAAGTAA
- the pnp gene encoding polyribonucleotide nucleotidyltransferase, translating into MSNTVSSRKSVERTIGDKKISIETGLLAKQASGAVVVRLGDTMTLVATMAAPGREGLDFFPLTVDYREKTYAAGKFPGGFIKREGRPSTKEILTARLIDRPIRPLFPDWYREEVQIQAGPISADRQNDPDVLTILGASASLLLTKAPFQGPIGAVRLGRIDGKLIPFPTAEEIEQSDLDLVVASTSKAVVMIEGFGEELPEPEMADAIMEAHRLNQELIQLQYDLLEALGRPIPQQNETEPDPLRQLVYDRYGHQLRESKQIVLKQERNAATKGLLEQINKDLIPAEGQAQVVALPGGGEEAVTPARIKAAFYAVEERVVRELILDGKRPDGRGPRDLRAIRCEVGLLPRAHGSALFQRGETQALVTTVLGTSADEQRIDGIMDEFSKKFMLDYNMPPFAVGEIRPIRGPGRREIGHGALAERSVAPILPPPSKFPYTIRVVSDILESNGSSSMASVCGATLSLMDAGVPISDPVGGISIGLVQDEHTGRHVLLTDIIGDEDHFGDMDFKVAGTQRGVTGIQLDLKNKGITEEIIRETLEQAHEARLEILRAMLRAIKRPREEISENAPRLIQIQINPEKIGLVIGPGGKTIRRLQEETGAKIDIEDSGVVTLSSPDASGAEAARDKIVAMTEGVQIGRIYEGRVTSIKDFGAFVEILPGKDGLVHISELSDGYVASVTDICRIGDPMLVKAIAVDDQDRVKLSRKAALAERGEVDEFASRTRPAGAPERPQGGPPRRPPQGGPGGPGGGGGYGGDRDRGPSRGPSRP; encoded by the coding sequence ATGTCCAACACCGTGAGCTCCCGAAAGTCCGTCGAGCGGACGATCGGCGATAAGAAGATCTCCATCGAGACGGGCCTCCTGGCGAAGCAGGCCAGCGGCGCCGTCGTCGTCCGGCTCGGCGACACCATGACGCTCGTCGCCACCATGGCCGCCCCGGGCCGCGAGGGCCTGGACTTCTTCCCCCTGACCGTCGACTATCGCGAGAAGACCTACGCCGCGGGCAAGTTCCCCGGCGGCTTCATCAAGCGCGAGGGACGGCCCAGCACGAAGGAGATCCTCACCGCCCGCCTCATCGACCGCCCGATCCGGCCGCTGTTCCCCGACTGGTATCGCGAGGAGGTCCAGATCCAGGCCGGCCCCATCTCGGCCGACCGCCAGAATGACCCCGACGTCCTCACCATCCTCGGGGCGTCCGCATCGCTCCTGCTCACCAAGGCGCCGTTCCAGGGCCCCATCGGCGCCGTCCGGCTGGGCCGCATCGACGGCAAGCTCATCCCGTTCCCCACGGCCGAGGAGATCGAGCAGAGCGACCTCGACCTGGTCGTCGCCAGCACCTCCAAGGCCGTCGTCATGATCGAGGGCTTCGGCGAGGAGCTGCCCGAGCCCGAGATGGCCGACGCCATCATGGAGGCCCACCGGCTGAACCAGGAGCTGATCCAGCTCCAGTACGACCTGCTGGAGGCCCTCGGCCGGCCCATCCCCCAGCAGAACGAGACGGAGCCCGACCCGCTCCGCCAGCTCGTCTACGACCGCTACGGCCACCAGCTCCGCGAGTCCAAGCAGATCGTCCTGAAGCAGGAGCGGAACGCCGCGACCAAGGGCCTGCTGGAGCAGATCAACAAGGACCTGATCCCGGCGGAAGGCCAGGCCCAGGTCGTCGCGCTGCCCGGCGGTGGCGAGGAGGCCGTCACCCCCGCGCGGATCAAGGCCGCCTTCTACGCGGTCGAGGAGCGGGTGGTCCGGGAGCTCATCCTCGACGGCAAGCGGCCCGACGGCCGCGGCCCCCGCGACCTGCGGGCGATCCGCTGCGAGGTCGGCCTGCTGCCCCGGGCCCACGGCTCGGCGCTCTTCCAGCGCGGCGAGACCCAGGCGCTGGTGACGACCGTCCTGGGCACCTCCGCGGACGAGCAGCGGATCGACGGCATCATGGACGAGTTCAGCAAGAAGTTCATGCTGGACTACAACATGCCGCCGTTCGCCGTCGGCGAGATCCGCCCCATTCGCGGCCCCGGCCGCCGCGAGATCGGCCACGGGGCCCTCGCCGAGCGGTCCGTCGCCCCGATCCTGCCGCCGCCCTCGAAGTTCCCGTACACGATCCGCGTGGTCTCGGACATCCTGGAGTCCAACGGATCCAGCTCGATGGCCTCGGTCTGCGGCGCCACGCTCAGCCTCATGGACGCCGGCGTGCCGATCTCCGACCCGGTCGGCGGCATCTCGATCGGCCTGGTCCAGGATGAGCACACCGGCCGGCACGTCCTCCTCACCGACATCATCGGCGACGAGGACCACTTCGGCGACATGGACTTCAAGGTCGCCGGCACCCAGCGCGGCGTCACCGGCATCCAGCTCGACCTGAAGAACAAGGGCATCACCGAGGAGATCATCCGCGAGACCCTCGAGCAGGCCCACGAGGCCCGCCTGGAGATCCTCCGGGCGATGCTCCGCGCGATCAAGCGGCCCCGCGAGGAGATCTCCGAGAACGCCCCGCGGCTGATCCAGATCCAGATCAACCCGGAGAAGATCGGCCTGGTCATCGGCCCCGGCGGCAAGACGATCCGCCGGCTCCAGGAGGAGACCGGCGCCAAGATCGACATCGAGGACAGCGGCGTCGTCACCCTCTCCAGCCCCGACGCCAGCGGCGCCGAGGCCGCCCGCGACAAGATCGTGGCGATGACCGAGGGCGTCCAGATCGGCCGGATCTACGAGGGCCGCGTGACCTCGATCAAGGACTTCGGCGCGTTCGTCGAGATCCTGCCGGGCAAGGACGGCCTCGTCCACATCAGCGAGCTGTCCGACGGCTACGTCGCGAGCGTCACCGACATCTGCCGCATCGGCGACCCGATGCTGGTCAAGGCGATCGCCGTGGACGACCAGGACCGCGTCAAGCTCTCCCGCAAGGCGGCACTGGCCGAGCGCGGCGAGGTCGACGAGTTCGCCTCCCGGACCCGCCCGGCCGGCGCCCCCGAGCGTCCCCAGGGCGGCCCGCCCCGGCGTCCCCCCCAGGGCGGCCCCGGCGGCCCCGGCGGTGGCGGCGGCTACGGGGGCGATCGGGACCGCGGCCCGTCGCGGGGCCCGTCGAGGCCCTGA
- a CDS encoding YciI family protein encodes MVSTTIAVPNGIDSHNMEWMMLYVISAYETPEDFEARSNESKHSYWGAWKAYAEALTEAGVKVGGRGLMAPSTATTVRLREGERFVQDGPYADTKEQLGGFCLIEVPDLDAALDWAARCPAAATGVVEVRPALPSCDPAAMERNAAEPSLAAAH; translated from the coding sequence ATGGTGAGCACGACCATCGCCGTGCCGAACGGGATTGATAGCCATAACATGGAGTGGATGATGCTCTACGTGATTTCGGCCTACGAGACCCCGGAAGATTTCGAGGCTCGTTCCAACGAGTCGAAGCATTCCTACTGGGGAGCCTGGAAAGCCTATGCGGAAGCCCTGACCGAGGCCGGAGTGAAGGTCGGCGGTCGGGGCCTGATGGCGCCTTCGACGGCCACGACCGTCCGGCTCCGGGAGGGCGAGCGGTTCGTCCAGGACGGTCCGTACGCCGACACCAAGGAACAACTCGGCGGATTCTGCCTCATCGAGGTCCCGGACCTGGACGCGGCGCTCGACTGGGCCGCGCGCTGCCCCGCCGCGGCGACGGGGGTCGTGGAGGTCCGCCCGGCGCTGCCGAGCTGCGACCCCGCCGCGATGGAGAGGAATGCGGCCGAGCCTTCGCTCGCCGCCGCCCACTGA
- a CDS encoding two-component system sensor histidine kinase NtrB: MANPLAGTLPDSAPAGPPIGDLGHPVDAESEATRRLREQYAEISQLAGGLAHEVRNPLSTLSLNLDLLSEDFQKPDTPRDRRVKQRVERLKREVQRLHDIVENFLRFARFQEVELTPSDLNLVIEELCDFYEPQAATQGIVLRTHLASSLPPVALDANLFKQALLNLVLNAEHAMPDGGELILTSRRDGPQAVIEVTDTGTGIPPEVLPRIFDAFYSTRSNGSGLGLPTTRKIVEAHGGLIDVQSAPGKGSRFTVRLPLARG; this comes from the coding sequence ATGGCCAATCCCCTCGCCGGCACACTCCCCGACAGCGCGCCGGCCGGCCCGCCCATCGGCGACCTGGGCCATCCGGTCGACGCGGAGTCCGAGGCGACCCGTCGGCTCCGCGAGCAGTATGCCGAGATCTCCCAGCTCGCCGGCGGCCTCGCCCACGAGGTCCGCAACCCCCTCTCCACGCTCTCGCTCAACCTGGACCTCCTCTCCGAGGATTTCCAGAAGCCGGACACCCCGCGCGATCGTCGCGTCAAGCAGCGGGTCGAGCGATTGAAGCGTGAGGTCCAGCGGCTCCACGACATCGTCGAGAATTTCCTCCGCTTCGCCCGATTCCAGGAGGTCGAGCTCACCCCGTCCGACCTGAACCTCGTCATCGAGGAGCTCTGCGACTTCTACGAGCCCCAGGCGGCGACGCAGGGGATCGTCCTCAGGACTCACCTCGCATCGAGCCTCCCCCCGGTGGCCCTGGACGCGAACCTGTTCAAGCAGGCCCTGCTGAACCTGGTCCTCAACGCCGAGCACGCCATGCCCGACGGCGGCGAGCTCATCCTCACCTCCCGCCGCGACGGCCCGCAGGCCGTGATCGAGGTGACCGACACCGGCACCGGCATCCCCCCGGAGGTCCTCCCGCGGATCTTCGACGCCTTCTACTCCACCCGGTCCAACGGCAGCGGCCTGGGCCTGCCCACCACCCGCAAGATCGTCGAGGCCCACGGCGGCCTCATCGACGTGCAGAGTGCCCCGGGCAAGGGCTCGCGGTTCACCGTCCGCCTGCCGCTCGCGCGGGGGTGA
- a CDS encoding glycine cleavage system protein R, protein MKKTFVLTLTGPDRIGFVEEVTRLLLERGGNVETSRMARLGGEFAVLVLVTLPSDSLARLDADLSALSARGYKVTKTPADYPGFEARAGWRPYRIAVEGADHEGIINGIARYLSEQGIDIESADSECAPGATSGVPLFAMTAKILVPPGLADKGWEDGLRQIGERQNLDITVANAG, encoded by the coding sequence ATGAAGAAGACCTTCGTCCTGACGCTGACGGGCCCCGACCGGATCGGCTTCGTCGAGGAAGTGACCCGGTTGCTCCTGGAACGCGGCGGGAACGTGGAGACGAGCCGCATGGCGCGGCTCGGGGGCGAGTTCGCCGTGCTCGTCCTGGTGACGCTGCCTTCGGACTCGCTCGCCCGCCTGGACGCGGACCTCTCGGCGCTTTCCGCGCGCGGCTACAAGGTCACCAAGACCCCCGCGGATTACCCCGGTTTCGAGGCCCGAGCCGGCTGGCGTCCCTATCGGATCGCGGTCGAGGGGGCGGACCACGAGGGCATCATCAACGGCATCGCCCGCTACCTCTCCGAGCAGGGGATCGACATCGAGTCGGCGGACTCCGAGTGCGCCCCCGGCGCGACCAGCGGCGTCCCGCTCTTCGCGATGACGGCGAAGATCCTCGTCCCGCCCGGCCTGGCCGACAAGGGCTGGGAGGACGGGCTGCGTCAGATCGGGGAGAGGCAGAACCTGGATATCACGGTCGCGAACGCGGGCTGA
- a CDS encoding serine hydrolase domain-containing protein: MTVPAPHAASPRRLLGLVAMLALLDATARAQDILPRATPESVGVSSERLQRVHEAIQRQIDDRKISGAVTLVARRGFVVHLEAHGLKDIETKAPMTVDTIFKMASCSKPVTAAAVLMLVEEGKIRLNDPASKFIPEFKDQKVAVEKEGSKDVELVKADREVTVRDLLTHTSGLLSGGAGSKNAKREDWWPKEDDTLATVVPRYAKFPLDFQPSSKWQYSGIAGIDTLARIVEVASGQTFDLFLRTHLFEPLGMKDTTFVLPDGRKDRLATIYQSSPNGLVKNAMQLNFPKGYPSGAGGLYSTAADYFRFGQMLLNGGRAEGGQVLCPRSVSLMSTNQVGDLFTNVIGRKEGMAFGFAVEIVQDPVLVGTYRSAGSFGWDGAFGTHFFVDPQEQLVAVLLIQTSNGRAMHPDFETAVMQSLVETER, translated from the coding sequence ATGACCGTCCCCGCGCCCCACGCCGCCTCGCCCCGCCGCCTCCTCGGCCTCGTCGCCATGCTCGCCCTCCTTGACGCGACGGCCCGCGCCCAGGACATCCTCCCGCGGGCGACGCCCGAGTCCGTCGGGGTCTCCTCCGAGCGGCTCCAGCGGGTCCACGAGGCGATCCAGAGGCAGATCGACGACAGGAAGATCAGCGGCGCGGTCACCCTGGTCGCCCGCCGCGGGTTCGTCGTCCACCTGGAGGCCCACGGCCTCAAGGACATCGAGACGAAGGCCCCGATGACCGTGGACACCATCTTCAAGATGGCCTCGTGCTCCAAGCCGGTGACCGCCGCCGCCGTCCTGATGCTCGTCGAGGAGGGGAAGATCCGCCTCAACGACCCGGCCTCGAAATTCATCCCGGAGTTCAAGGACCAGAAGGTTGCCGTCGAGAAGGAGGGCTCCAAGGACGTGGAGCTCGTGAAGGCCGACCGCGAGGTCACCGTCCGCGACCTGCTCACCCACACGTCCGGCCTACTCTCCGGCGGCGCCGGCTCGAAGAACGCGAAGCGCGAGGACTGGTGGCCGAAGGAAGACGACACGCTGGCCACCGTGGTCCCGCGCTACGCCAAGTTCCCGCTCGACTTCCAGCCCAGCAGCAAGTGGCAGTACAGCGGCATCGCCGGGATCGACACGCTGGCCCGGATCGTCGAGGTGGCCTCCGGCCAGACGTTCGACCTGTTCCTGCGCACCCACCTGTTCGAGCCGCTCGGCATGAAGGACACCACCTTCGTCCTGCCGGACGGCCGCAAGGACCGGCTGGCGACGATCTACCAGAGCTCGCCGAATGGGCTCGTCAAGAACGCGATGCAGCTGAACTTCCCGAAGGGTTATCCCTCGGGCGCCGGGGGCCTCTACTCGACGGCCGCGGACTATTTCCGCTTCGGCCAGATGCTCCTCAACGGCGGCCGGGCCGAGGGCGGCCAGGTCCTCTGCCCGCGGAGCGTCTCGCTCATGTCCACGAACCAGGTCGGCGACCTGTTCACCAACGTGATCGGCCGCAAGGAGGGCATGGCCTTCGGCTTCGCGGTCGAGATCGTCCAGGATCCGGTCCTCGTGGGGACCTACCGATCCGCCGGCAGCTTCGGCTGGGACGGCGCCTTCGGCACCCACTTCTTCGTCGATCCCCAGGAGCAGCTCGTCGCCGTCCTCCTGATCCAGACCTCCAACGGCCGGGCCATGCACCCGGACTTCGAGACGGCGGTCATGCAGTCGCTCGTCGAGACGGAGCGATGA
- a CDS encoding YfhO family protein: MADAATATEPADPWFRESPWGWSDLAALAIWSAAVAWLFWDAVILRGALFYFDITEINYPYRAFFAEELRAGRFSRWCPWLYCGMPLYSESQAGYLHPFKYLLYPWMETWKAFNLDTILSVWLTGAATFGWLRRHVAPAAALTGAALFGIGGFTWAHLVHTSMINALASVPILIWALEWSWDRGHWRGVVVGAAAMACQVFAGHLQDVLLTAGIVGCYGAYRGITSGPGRSRWREPAMAAALLVLGVLLSAIQWIPSKELLDRSPRAGGLTYEDLTYASWSPELLPTLLIREAYGTRARDTDWMDGFYPYHEMDAYLGALGLALALVGIGGAGREDRWTGFWSLLAILGGLLMLGRFTFLFDYANRIPVLGSSREPVRFHLWFSLAVAAMAAVGVERLSRPGAVRLAGAAKLLACLAVASGLILAYNYAPVWTQPRRWTQPYHLDRYRWLGREFGWAAGRNLAIVTAGLVAAARAASSSNASLRGRLAWALPVLVLVDLASAHARDVPTVDPAYWTKPPASVEALRADPGFIRVFGDGDKHSGEPGYASEPIDFLPVRDPLDWSLAAAWGLRGDKGETPMKSKRLLDYFDAVNHPGCGRFDIESVSHMVVGRGLQAGFRPNRPVGAAFVHRNPGALPRARLLGRPVYVRDAAEGVAVLETQGKDNLHRLVVEDPTRPLPEAAEVAGKAAIVEDLPERMTVETDSAGPSYLLVADTFDPGWSATVDGVPAEIRPGYVAFRAVYLAAGPHRILFTYRPAGFLLGSAISAVGLLASAVLLFLRAAKPAPGQEHAIVRGLPRARGMALACAFAIVLLSAFTISEGLRPAVHGRWRNAFHRFTWGSGIEAMKEHRQ, translated from the coding sequence GTGGCCGATGCCGCGACGGCGACCGAGCCCGCCGACCCCTGGTTCCGGGAGAGCCCCTGGGGCTGGTCCGATCTCGCGGCGCTGGCGATCTGGTCGGCCGCGGTGGCCTGGCTCTTCTGGGACGCGGTCATCCTCCGCGGCGCGCTCTTCTACTTCGACATCACCGAGATCAACTACCCCTACCGGGCCTTCTTCGCCGAGGAGCTCCGCGCCGGGCGTTTCTCGCGCTGGTGCCCGTGGCTCTACTGCGGCATGCCGCTGTATAGCGAGAGCCAGGCCGGGTATCTGCACCCGTTCAAGTACCTCCTCTACCCGTGGATGGAGACCTGGAAGGCGTTCAATCTGGACACGATCCTCTCCGTCTGGCTCACGGGGGCCGCGACGTTCGGCTGGCTCCGGCGGCACGTCGCCCCGGCCGCGGCGCTGACCGGCGCGGCGCTCTTCGGCATCGGCGGCTTCACGTGGGCGCACCTCGTCCACACGAGCATGATCAACGCCCTGGCCAGCGTGCCGATCCTCATCTGGGCGCTCGAGTGGTCGTGGGACCGCGGCCACTGGCGGGGCGTCGTCGTCGGCGCCGCGGCGATGGCCTGCCAGGTCTTCGCCGGCCACCTCCAGGACGTGCTGCTGACGGCGGGGATCGTGGGCTGCTACGGGGCGTATCGCGGGATCACCTCCGGCCCGGGCCGCTCCCGATGGCGCGAACCCGCCATGGCCGCCGCCCTCCTCGTGCTCGGCGTCCTCCTGTCGGCGATCCAGTGGATCCCCTCCAAGGAGCTGCTCGACAGGTCGCCCAGGGCGGGCGGCCTGACGTATGAGGACCTGACCTATGCCTCGTGGTCGCCCGAGCTGCTGCCGACCCTCCTGATCCGCGAGGCCTACGGCACGAGGGCCCGGGACACGGACTGGATGGACGGCTTCTATCCCTATCACGAGATGGACGCGTACCTCGGCGCCCTCGGCCTGGCCCTCGCCCTCGTCGGCATCGGCGGGGCGGGGCGGGAGGACCGGTGGACGGGGTTCTGGTCGCTGCTGGCGATCCTCGGCGGCCTGCTCATGCTCGGCCGATTCACGTTCCTCTTCGATTATGCGAATCGGATCCCGGTGCTGGGCAGCTCCCGGGAGCCGGTACGCTTCCACCTCTGGTTCTCGCTGGCGGTGGCCGCGATGGCGGCCGTCGGGGTGGAGCGGCTGTCGAGGCCCGGGGCGGTCCGCCTCGCGGGCGCCGCGAAGCTGCTCGCCTGCCTGGCAGTGGCCTCGGGCCTGATCCTGGCGTACAACTACGCCCCGGTCTGGACCCAGCCCCGGCGATGGACTCAGCCGTATCACCTGGATCGCTATCGCTGGCTGGGCCGGGAATTCGGGTGGGCGGCCGGCCGCAACCTCGCGATCGTGACCGCCGGGCTCGTCGCCGCCGCCCGGGCGGCGAGCTCCTCGAACGCCTCGCTGCGAGGACGCCTCGCCTGGGCCCTGCCGGTGCTCGTCCTCGTCGACCTGGCCTCGGCGCACGCCCGCGATGTGCCGACCGTGGACCCCGCCTACTGGACGAAGCCCCCGGCCAGCGTCGAGGCGCTCCGCGCCGACCCGGGCTTCATCCGCGTCTTCGGCGACGGCGACAAGCATTCGGGCGAGCCGGGATACGCGTCGGAGCCCATCGACTTCCTCCCGGTTCGCGACCCGCTGGACTGGAGCCTGGCCGCGGCCTGGGGCCTGCGCGGCGACAAGGGGGAGACCCCCATGAAGTCCAAGCGGCTGCTCGACTATTTCGACGCGGTGAATCACCCGGGGTGCGGCCGTTTCGACATCGAGAGCGTGTCGCACATGGTGGTGGGGCGGGGCCTCCAGGCCGGCTTCCGTCCCAACCGGCCCGTCGGCGCGGCCTTCGTCCATCGCAATCCCGGGGCGTTGCCGCGGGCCAGGCTCCTCGGCCGTCCCGTGTATGTCAGGGACGCCGCGGAGGGCGTGGCCGTCCTGGAGACGCAGGGGAAGGACAACCTCCATCGGCTGGTCGTCGAGGATCCGACCCGGCCCCTGCCGGAGGCCGCCGAGGTCGCGGGCAAGGCGGCGATCGTCGAGGACCTGCCGGAGCGGATGACCGTGGAGACCGACTCGGCGGGCCCCTCGTACCTTTTGGTCGCGGACACGTTCGACCCCGGCTGGTCGGCGACCGTGGACGGCGTGCCCGCGGAGATCCGCCCCGGCTACGTCGCCTTCCGCGCCGTCTACCTGGCGGCCGGCCCGCACCGGATCCTGTTCACGTACCGCCCCGCCGGCTTCCTGCTCGGTTCCGCGATCTCGGCGGTCGGGCTGCTCGCCTCGGCTGTCCTCCTCTTTCTCCGAGCCGCCAAGCCTGCGCCTGGGCAGGAACATGCGATCGTGCGAGGGCTGCCGCGCGCCCGCGGGATGGCCCTGGCGTGCGCCTTCGCCATCGTGCTGCTGTCCGCCTTCACGATCTCCGAAGGCCTCCGGCCCGCGGTCCATGGGAGGTGGAGGAACGCCTTCCATCGGTTCACCTGGGGTTCCGGCATCGAGGCCATGAAGGAACACCGCCAGTGA